From a single Streptomyces sp. NBC_01264 genomic region:
- a CDS encoding GNAT family N-acetyltransferase: MIIDDGIVFRQAEEKDAGTLVALYDQAARWMAAHGIEQWKPGEKDPAHFLAVMREGEVWLASDGNGHAVGAYELWWSDEDAWGIQPPVAGYAHRLMVEREAAPAGAGRRLLEHFERRIARTGRERARLDCVSTNPRLVAYYQSAGYRVVGEFPHKVGKDGRVYGVILLEKRLDQLTLVNPA; encoded by the coding sequence GTGATCATTGACGACGGGATCGTGTTCCGCCAGGCCGAGGAGAAGGACGCCGGCACGCTGGTGGCACTGTACGACCAGGCCGCCCGCTGGATGGCCGCGCACGGGATCGAGCAGTGGAAGCCCGGGGAGAAGGATCCCGCGCACTTCCTGGCGGTCATGCGCGAGGGCGAGGTGTGGCTGGCCTCGGACGGCAACGGGCACGCCGTCGGGGCCTACGAGCTGTGGTGGTCCGACGAGGACGCCTGGGGGATCCAGCCGCCCGTGGCCGGCTACGCGCACCGGCTCATGGTCGAACGCGAGGCCGCGCCCGCCGGGGCCGGCCGGCGGCTGCTCGAACACTTCGAGCGGCGCATCGCCAGGACCGGCCGCGAACGGGCGCGGCTGGACTGCGTCTCCACCAACCCCCGGCTGGTCGCGTACTACCAGTCCGCGGGCTACCGGGTGGTCGGGGAGTTCCCCCACAAGGTGGGCAAGGACGGACGGGTCTACGGGGTGATCCTGCTGGAGAAGCGGCTGGACCAGCTCACTCTGGTCAACCCCGCTTGA
- the pulA gene encoding pullulanase-type alpha-1,6-glucosidase, with protein MIRPALAGAAGVLAATLAVTLLPALPAAAADAAKAPPAPPSDARLAAESARHDLTREQFYFVLPDRFANGDPRNDRGGLTGSRLETGLDPTDKGFYQGGDLKGITDRLDYIKGLGTTAIWMAPIFKNQPVQGTGKDASAGYHGYWITDFTQVDPHFGTNADLERLIDKAHGKGMKVFFDVITNHTADVVDYREASYGYLSKGAFPYLTKDGEPFEDADYSEGTGRGTGKGKGKGKFPKTDTDSFPRTPFVPAAKKNLKSPAWLNDPTMYHNRGDSTFAGESSDQGDFFGLDDLWTERPEVVEGMEKIYEKWVEEFDVDGFRIDTVKHVDTGFWTQWATALDAYAARHGRKDFFMFGEVYSADTAITSPYVTRGRLDATLDFPLQEAIRSYAAQGAEAGRLASVFGDDYRYTTDRANAYEQVTFLGNHDMGRFGTFLKQDRPGAGERELLDRYRLANELMFLSRGNPVIYSGDEQGFTGAGGDKDARQPLFASKAADYLDDDQLGTVRTHANDAYDPEHPLYKQISALAKLTKEHPALRDGVQSERFSDGSAYAFARTDTRTRTEYLVAANNATAPRTIDLDAPAGVQYTLLYGGTATLIRSSATGKLTVPLPALGSVVLRATTPAAKPTTKPALTLKAPAPGATGTVELAAEVTGDPLSRVVFAAQTGTEKWQVLGSADHAPYKVTQFIDPATAAGTPLRYKAVVVDSAGRTTSALAASVTGQTPPAEVPTATQRDYAIVHYNRPDGDYTNWRLFAWGDLAEGETTPWPAGHDFTGRDAYGAFAYVKLKPGASSVGYLVIDKDGTKDVAADRTIDVTKTGEIWLEQGKEPARTDRPAYPPQDTTKAVLHHQRPDGAYEGWGLHVWTGAATPTDWSKPILPSRTDSYGAVYEVPLAAGATTLSYILHKGDEKDLPSDQSLDLKANGHEVWMLGGKEKYLLPQPAGSAAALDLTKAQAVWIDRDTVAWNAPSAAASLQLLASREGAVKAENGTLTGRAQWLRLAKTELSAAQKQKYPHLAAYIAWTIDPRDRDRVREALRGQLVASARAANGAVLAATGVQLAGVLDDLYATGAEQAALGPVFKDGRPALSVWAPTAQQVALELDGGRTVPMRRDDATGVWSVRGERDWTGKRYRYAVTVWAPSTGQVVRNLVTDPYSTALTTDSAYSLAVDLADPKLAPAGWRELKKPAPVPFTSAQIQELHVRDFSVADRTTTHPGQYLAFTDTASAGMRHLRDLAAAGTSYVHLLPAFDIGTIPEKPGDRTEPACDLKVYAPDSEEQQACVAAAAAKDAYNWGYDPLHYTVPEGSYASDPNGTARTVEFRRMVQSLNGAGLRTVMDVVYNHTVAAGQSETSVLDRIVPGYYQRLLADGSVANSTCCANTAPENAMMGRLVVDSVVTWAKQYKVDGFRFDLMGHHPKANILAVRAALDALTPRKDGVDGKKIVLYGEGWNFGEVADDARFVQATQRNMAGTGIATFSDRARDAVRGGGPFDEDPRVQGFASGLFTAPNASPANGTPAQQRARLLHDQDLIKVGLTGNLATYAFTDSTGRTVKGSEVDYNGAPAGYAAAPGDALAYVDAHDNETLFDALAFKLPEGTTPADRSRAQVLAMSVAALSQGPALSQAGTDLLRSKSLDRNSYDSGDWFNAIHWDCEDGNGFGRGLPPAADNRPKWTYAKPLLAAPAPGCAEIGGASAAYGDLLRIRTTEPAFALTTADAVQAKLAFPLSGPEETPGVITMALGDLVVVFNAAPTALTQRVPALAGTAYALHPVQASGADAVVRQAAYDRAKGEFAVPARTAAVFKRG; from the coding sequence TTGATACGCCCCGCCCTCGCCGGCGCCGCGGGAGTGCTCGCCGCCACCCTGGCCGTGACGCTCCTGCCCGCCCTGCCCGCCGCCGCGGCGGACGCCGCCAAGGCGCCACCGGCACCGCCCTCGGACGCCCGACTGGCGGCCGAGTCCGCGCGGCACGACCTGACCCGGGAGCAGTTCTACTTCGTGCTCCCGGACCGGTTCGCGAACGGCGATCCGCGCAACGACCGGGGCGGCCTGACCGGTTCCCGGCTGGAGACCGGGCTGGACCCGACGGACAAGGGCTTCTACCAGGGCGGGGACCTCAAGGGGATCACCGACCGGCTGGACTACATCAAGGGGCTCGGCACCACGGCCATCTGGATGGCGCCGATCTTCAAGAACCAGCCGGTGCAGGGGACGGGCAAGGACGCCTCGGCCGGCTACCACGGGTACTGGATCACCGACTTCACCCAGGTCGACCCGCACTTCGGGACCAACGCCGATCTGGAGCGGCTGATCGACAAGGCGCACGGGAAGGGGATGAAGGTCTTCTTCGACGTCATCACCAACCACACCGCCGACGTCGTCGACTACCGGGAGGCGTCCTACGGGTACCTGTCGAAGGGCGCCTTCCCGTACCTGACCAAGGACGGGGAGCCCTTCGAGGACGCCGATTACAGCGAGGGGACGGGGAGGGGGACGGGGAAGGGGAAGGGGAAGGGGAAGTTCCCGAAGACCGACACCGACTCGTTCCCCCGCACCCCCTTCGTCCCCGCGGCGAAGAAGAACCTGAAGTCCCCGGCCTGGCTCAACGACCCGACGATGTACCACAACCGGGGCGACTCCACCTTCGCCGGCGAATCCTCCGACCAGGGTGACTTCTTCGGCCTCGACGACCTGTGGACCGAGCGTCCCGAGGTCGTGGAGGGGATGGAGAAGATCTACGAGAAGTGGGTCGAGGAGTTCGACGTCGACGGCTTCCGCATCGACACCGTCAAGCACGTCGACACCGGGTTCTGGACCCAGTGGGCCACCGCCCTCGACGCCTACGCGGCCCGGCACGGCCGCAAGGACTTCTTCATGTTCGGCGAGGTCTACTCCGCCGACACCGCGATCACCTCCCCCTACGTGACCCGCGGACGCCTGGACGCCACCCTCGACTTCCCGCTCCAGGAGGCGATCCGCTCGTACGCCGCCCAGGGCGCGGAGGCCGGGAGGCTGGCCTCCGTCTTCGGCGACGACTACCGGTACACCACCGACAGGGCGAACGCCTACGAGCAGGTCACCTTCCTCGGGAACCACGACATGGGCCGCTTCGGGACCTTCCTGAAGCAGGACCGGCCGGGGGCGGGGGAGCGGGAACTGCTGGACCGGTACCGGCTGGCCAACGAGCTGATGTTCCTCTCCCGGGGCAACCCGGTGATCTACTCCGGCGACGAGCAGGGCTTCACCGGCGCGGGCGGGGACAAGGACGCCCGACAGCCCCTCTTCGCCTCCAAGGCGGCCGACTACCTGGACGACGACCAGCTCGGAACAGTGCGCACACATGCGAACGATGCTTACGATCCGGAGCACCCGCTCTACAAGCAGATCAGTGCTCTCGCGAAGCTGACGAAGGAGCACCCGGCCCTCCGGGACGGCGTCCAGAGTGAACGTTTCTCCGATGGTTCGGCCTATGCCTTCGCCCGCACCGACACCCGTACGCGCACCGAGTACCTGGTCGCGGCCAACAACGCCACCGCGCCCCGCACCATCGACCTCGACGCCCCGGCCGGCGTCCAGTACACCCTCCTCTACGGCGGCACGGCCACACTGATCCGCTCCTCCGCCACCGGCAAGCTGACCGTCCCCCTCCCGGCCCTCGGCTCCGTGGTCCTCCGGGCCACCACCCCCGCCGCCAAGCCCACCACCAAGCCCGCCCTCACCCTCAAGGCCCCGGCCCCCGGCGCCACCGGCACCGTCGAGCTCGCGGCCGAGGTCACCGGCGACCCCCTGAGCCGGGTCGTCTTCGCCGCCCAGACCGGCACGGAGAAGTGGCAGGTCCTCGGCTCCGCCGACCACGCCCCGTACAAGGTCACCCAGTTCATCGACCCGGCCACCGCCGCCGGCACCCCGCTGCGCTACAAGGCCGTGGTCGTCGACTCCGCCGGCCGCACCACGAGCGCCCTCGCCGCGTCCGTGACCGGGCAGACCCCGCCCGCCGAGGTCCCCACCGCCACCCAGCGCGACTACGCGATCGTCCACTACAACCGCCCCGACGGCGACTACACCAACTGGCGCCTCTTTGCCTGGGGCGACTTGGCCGAGGGCGAGACCACCCCCTGGCCCGCCGGCCACGACTTCACCGGCCGCGACGCCTACGGCGCCTTCGCGTACGTCAAGCTGAAGCCCGGCGCGAGCAGCGTCGGCTACCTCGTCATCGACAAGGACGGCACCAAGGACGTCGCCGCCGACCGCACCATCGACGTGACGAAGACCGGCGAGATCTGGCTGGAACAGGGCAAGGAGCCCGCCCGCACCGACCGCCCCGCCTACCCGCCGCAGGACACCACGAAGGCCGTCCTGCACCACCAGCGCCCCGACGGCGCCTACGAGGGCTGGGGCCTGCACGTCTGGACCGGAGCGGCCACGCCCACCGACTGGTCCAAGCCGATCCTCCCCTCCCGCACCGACTCCTACGGCGCCGTCTACGAGGTCCCCCTCGCCGCCGGAGCCACCACCCTCAGCTACATCCTCCACAAGGGCGACGAGAAGGACCTCCCCTCCGACCAGTCCCTCGACCTGAAGGCCAACGGGCACGAGGTGTGGATGCTGGGAGGCAAGGAGAAGTACCTCCTCCCGCAGCCCGCCGGCAGCGCCGCCGCACTGGACCTCACCAAGGCCCAGGCCGTCTGGATCGACCGCGACACCGTCGCCTGGAACGCCCCGTCCGCCGCCGCCTCCCTCCAGCTCCTCGCCTCCCGCGAAGGCGCCGTCAAGGCCGAGAACGGCACCCTGACCGGCCGGGCGCAATGGCTGCGCCTAGCGAAGACCGAGCTGAGCGCCGCCCAGAAGCAGAAGTACCCGCACCTGGCCGCGTATATAGCCTGGACGATCGACCCGCGCGACCGGGACCGCGTCCGCGAGGCCCTGCGCGGCCAGCTCGTCGCCAGTGCCCGCGCCGCCAACGGCGCCGTACTCGCCGCCACCGGGGTGCAGCTCGCCGGGGTCCTCGACGACCTCTACGCGACCGGCGCGGAGCAGGCCGCCCTCGGCCCCGTCTTCAAGGACGGCCGCCCCGCCCTCTCCGTGTGGGCCCCGACCGCCCAGCAGGTCGCCCTCGAACTCGACGGCGGCCGCACCGTCCCCATGCGCCGCGACGACGCCACCGGCGTCTGGTCGGTGCGCGGCGAACGCGACTGGACCGGCAAGCGCTACCGCTACGCCGTCACCGTCTGGGCCCCGAGCACCGGCCAGGTAGTCCGCAACCTGGTCACCGACCCGTACTCCACCGCCCTGACCACGGACTCCGCGTACAGCCTGGCCGTGGACCTCGCCGACCCGAAGCTGGCCCCGGCGGGCTGGCGCGAGCTGAAGAAGCCCGCGCCCGTCCCCTTCACCTCCGCGCAGATCCAGGAGCTGCACGTCCGCGACTTCTCGGTCGCCGACCGCACCACCACCCACCCCGGCCAGTACCTGGCCTTCACCGACACCGCCTCGGCGGGCATGCGCCACCTGCGCGACCTGGCCGCCGCCGGCACCTCGTACGTCCACCTGCTGCCCGCCTTCGACATCGGCACCATTCCCGAGAAGCCCGGGGACCGCACCGAGCCCGCCTGCGACCTGAAGGTCTACGCCCCCGACTCCGAGGAGCAGCAGGCCTGCGTGGCCGCCGCGGCCGCGAAGGACGCCTACAACTGGGGCTACGACCCGCTGCACTACACGGTCCCCGAGGGCTCGTACGCGAGCGACCCGAACGGCACGGCCCGCACGGTGGAGTTCCGCCGCATGGTGCAGTCCCTGAACGGCGCGGGCCTGCGCACGGTCATGGACGTGGTCTACAACCACACCGTGGCCGCCGGCCAGTCCGAAACGTCGGTGCTCGACCGCATCGTCCCCGGCTACTACCAGCGGCTGCTCGCCGACGGCTCCGTCGCCAACTCCACCTGCTGCGCCAACACCGCCCCCGAGAACGCCATGATGGGCCGCCTCGTCGTGGACTCGGTGGTCACCTGGGCCAAGCAGTACAAGGTCGACGGCTTCCGCTTCGACCTCATGGGCCACCACCCCAAGGCCAACATCCTGGCCGTGCGAGCCGCCCTCGACGCGCTGACGCCCCGGAAGGACGGGGTCGACGGGAAGAAGATCGTCCTCTACGGCGAGGGCTGGAACTTCGGCGAGGTCGCCGACGACGCCCGCTTCGTGCAGGCCACGCAGCGGAACATGGCCGGCACCGGCATCGCCACCTTCTCCGACCGGGCCCGCGACGCGGTCCGCGGCGGCGGCCCCTTCGACGAGGACCCGCGCGTCCAGGGCTTCGCCTCCGGCCTGTTCACCGCGCCCAACGCTTCCCCGGCGAACGGCACTCCGGCGCAGCAGCGCGCCCGGCTCCTCCACGACCAGGACCTGATCAAGGTCGGGCTGACCGGCAACCTCGCCACGTACGCCTTCACGGACTCCACCGGCCGTACGGTCAAGGGCTCCGAGGTGGACTACAACGGAGCCCCGGCCGGGTACGCGGCAGCCCCTGGCGACGCGCTCGCGTACGTCGACGCCCACGACAACGAGACCCTCTTCGACGCCCTCGCCTTCAAGCTCCCGGAGGGCACCACGCCGGCCGACCGGTCCCGCGCCCAGGTCCTGGCGATGTCCGTGGCCGCCCTCTCCCAGGGCCCGGCCCTCTCCCAGGCGGGCACGGACCTGCTCCGCTCCAAGTCCCTGGACCGCAACTCCTACGACAGCGGGGACTGGTTCAACGCCATCCACTGGGACTGCGAGGACGGCAACGGCTTCGGCCGCGGCCTGCCCCCGGCGGCCGACAACCGCCCGAAGTGGACCTACGCGAAGCCCCTGCTGGCAGCGCCCGCACCCGGCTGCGCGGAGATCGGCGGCGCCTCGGCCGCGTACGGGGACCTGCTGAGGATCCGTACGACGGAACCGGCCTTCGCCCTCACCACCGCCGACGCGGTCCAGGCGAAGCTGGCCTTCCCCCTCTCGGGGCCCGAGGAGACCCCGGGCGTGATCACGATGGCCCTGGGCGACCTGGTGGTGGTCTTCAACGCCGCTCCCACCGCCCTGACCCAGCGGGTCCCGGCCCTCGCGGGCACGGCGTACGCCCTGCATCCGGTCCAGGCCTCGGGTGCGGACGCGGTGGTCCGGCAGGCGGCGTACGACCGGGCGAAGGGGGAGTTCGCCGTCCCGGCGCGCACGGCGGCCGTCTTCAAGCGGGGTTGA
- a CDS encoding metal-dependent hydrolase encodes MSNTPPASPAPVASEHIELKARNVSFSWEDTPLHWLPGDPFANHTINVLHLLLPAGERWFVHVYKQVLPYITDERLREDVVGFIGQEAMHASAHDDVLPHLKRLGLDPTPYTAQIDWLFEKMLGDRTLPPGAPRKWWLMERVAMIAAIEHYTAFLGNWVLNAEELDRRGADPVMLDLLRWHGAEEVEHRSVAFDLFMHLDGNYRRRARTWATAFTALVFLWQRGSRYFMEHDPGLPPGSRASVGQFYRSGRKGTLPSTGAMLKSIPTYLSRTYHPSQEGSTAQAVAYLASSPGANGGGRG; translated from the coding sequence ATGTCTAATACGCCGCCCGCGTCGCCCGCCCCCGTGGCGTCTGAACACATAGAGCTGAAGGCCCGCAACGTGTCCTTCTCCTGGGAGGACACCCCGCTCCACTGGCTGCCCGGCGACCCCTTCGCGAACCACACGATCAACGTGCTGCACCTGCTGCTCCCGGCGGGCGAGCGCTGGTTCGTGCACGTCTACAAGCAGGTGCTCCCGTACATCACGGACGAGCGACTGCGCGAGGACGTCGTGGGGTTCATCGGCCAGGAGGCCATGCACGCGAGCGCGCACGACGACGTGCTCCCCCACCTGAAGCGGCTGGGCCTGGACCCGACGCCCTACACGGCGCAGATCGACTGGCTCTTCGAGAAGATGCTCGGGGACCGGACGCTGCCGCCGGGCGCGCCCCGCAAGTGGTGGCTGATGGAGCGCGTGGCGATGATCGCCGCGATCGAGCACTACACGGCCTTCCTGGGCAACTGGGTGCTCAACGCGGAGGAACTGGACCGGCGCGGCGCGGACCCGGTGATGCTGGACCTGCTGCGCTGGCACGGTGCGGAGGAGGTCGAGCACCGGTCGGTGGCCTTCGACCTGTTCATGCACCTGGACGGCAACTACCGCCGCCGGGCGCGGACCTGGGCCACGGCCTTCACGGCGCTGGTCTTCCTGTGGCAGCGCGGATCGCGCTACTTCATGGAACACGACCCCGGACTCCCGCCCGGCTCCAGGGCATCGGTGGGCCAGTTCTACCGCTCGGGCCGCAAGGGGACCCTGCCGTCGACCGGCGCGATGCTGAAGTCGATCCCGACGTACCTCTCGCGCACCTACCACCCCTCGCAGGAGGGCTCCACGGCGCAGGCCGTCGCCTACCTGGCCTCCTCCCCCGGCGCGAACGGCGGTGGCCGCGGATGA
- a CDS encoding PDR/VanB family oxidoreductase produces the protein MRRALTVTALAGAAWLAKRAIGRRIDAGSPLWPLPALETPVSGYSPRRWIPALIVSRTEPAEGVLSLTLESAELPEWAPGAHLDVRLPSGLVRQYSLCGDPADRGRYTIAVRLVEDGRGGSREAHAQLVEGAELAVRPPRNRFPLVPAPSYAFVAGGIGITPVLPMLRAATAAGADWTLLYGGRSRASMPFLAELARYGDRVTVVAEDEAGLPDLSALGASLGPGTLVYCCGPAPLMAAVEAAVPAGVPVHLERFSPAAAGGDAKPFTVELHRSGRVVEVAAAESALTAVRRELPDTPYSCEQGFCGTCQHRVLSGDIDHRDTLLTDGEREDSMLLCVSRAASDRLVLDL, from the coding sequence ATGAGGCGTGCCCTCACGGTGACCGCGCTCGCGGGCGCCGCCTGGCTGGCGAAGCGTGCGATCGGCCGGCGCATCGACGCCGGATCGCCGCTGTGGCCGCTGCCCGCGCTGGAGACCCCGGTCTCGGGGTACTCGCCGCGCCGGTGGATTCCGGCGCTGATCGTCTCCCGTACCGAGCCCGCGGAGGGGGTGCTGTCCCTGACGCTGGAATCGGCGGAACTCCCGGAGTGGGCCCCGGGTGCGCACCTGGACGTGCGGCTCCCGTCGGGGCTGGTGCGCCAGTACTCCCTGTGCGGCGACCCCGCCGACCGGGGCCGCTACACGATCGCGGTCCGGCTCGTGGAAGACGGCCGCGGCGGCTCGCGCGAGGCGCACGCCCAGCTGGTGGAGGGCGCGGAGCTCGCGGTCCGCCCGCCGCGCAACCGCTTCCCCCTCGTCCCCGCCCCGTCCTACGCCTTCGTCGCGGGCGGGATCGGCATCACCCCGGTCCTCCCGATGCTCCGGGCGGCCACGGCGGCGGGCGCGGACTGGACCCTGCTCTACGGGGGCCGCTCGCGGGCCTCGATGCCCTTCCTGGCCGAACTCGCGCGGTACGGGGACCGGGTCACGGTCGTCGCCGAGGACGAGGCGGGCCTCCCCGACCTGAGCGCCCTCGGCGCGTCCCTCGGCCCGGGCACCCTGGTCTACTGCTGCGGCCCGGCCCCGCTGATGGCGGCGGTCGAGGCGGCCGTTCCCGCGGGAGTCCCGGTCCACTTGGAGCGGTTTTCCCCGGCGGCCGCGGGCGGGGACGCGAAGCCCTTCACCGTGGAACTGCACCGCTCGGGCCGGGTCGTGGAGGTCGCGGCGGCGGAATCCGCCCTGACCGCCGTCCGCCGGGAGCTGCCCGATACCCCGTACTCCTGCGAGCAGGGCTTCTGCGGCACCTGCCAACACCGGGTGCTGTCGGGGGACATCGACCACCGCGACACCCTCCTCACGGACGGCGAACGCGAGGATTCCATGCTGCTGTGCGTGTCCCGCGCGGCCTCGGACCGGCTGGTCCTGGACCTGTAG
- a CDS encoding RICIN domain-containing protein, with product MRSLRRLMLLLATTGLLAGATLTGTPAQAAAPLLKSNLNRRCADVFMFHQENGASTVTWDCHGGTNQQWYRDGEQIRSSLNGKCLEIYGPHLGDQGSVSLWDCNGGSHQKWFRNGGEIRNRVNVKCLDILAGRPENGQLLVSWACNGARSQSWDF from the coding sequence ATGCGGTCTCTACGGCGACTGATGCTTCTGCTGGCGACCACCGGGCTGCTGGCCGGCGCCACCTTGACGGGCACACCCGCGCAGGCCGCGGCGCCCCTCCTCAAGTCCAACTTGAACAGACGGTGCGCCGACGTCTTCATGTTCCACCAGGAGAACGGCGCCTCCACCGTGACGTGGGACTGCCACGGCGGCACCAACCAGCAGTGGTACCGGGACGGGGAGCAGATCCGTTCCAGCCTGAACGGAAAGTGCCTGGAGATCTACGGCCCCCACCTGGGCGACCAGGGCTCGGTGAGCCTGTGGGACTGCAACGGCGGCAGCCACCAGAAGTGGTTCCGCAACGGCGGCGAGATCCGTAACCGGGTGAACGTAAAGTGCCTCGACATCCTGGCCGGCAGGCCCGAGAACGGCCAGCTCCTGGTCAGCTGGGCCTGCAACGGCGCACGCAGCCAGAGCTGGGACTTCTGA
- a CDS encoding carbohydrate-binding module family 20 domain-containing protein, whose protein sequence is MPTRTRAVRAAVALLSVSAVTAVAALAVVGGTAPPALAAAPGEKDVTAVMFEWRFDSVGKACGESLGPAGYGYVQVSPPREHIQGSQWWTSYQPVSYKIAGRLGDRTAFKAMVDACHAAGVKVVADSVINHMAAGDGTGTGGSSYTKYNYPGIYSGADMDDCRSSIANYQDRGNVQNCELVQLADLDTGEDYVRGRIAAYLNDLLSLGVDGFRIDAAKHMPAADLATIKSRMTNPNAYWKQEAIHGAGEAVSPSEYLGSGDVQEFRYARDLKRVFQNENLANLRNFGEAWGYMPAGQSAVFVDNHDTERGGDTLSYKNGSAYTLANVFMLAWPYGSPDVHSGYEWTDRDAGPPNGGTVNSCYTDGWKCQHAWREISSMVGFRNSARGQAVTDWWDNGGDQIAFGRGAKAYVAINHEGSALTRTFQTSLAGGDYCDVQSGRAVTVDSGGRFTATLAAGTAVALHVGARGCGATSTPSPSPTPTPTATAGASFAVNATTVVGQNIYVTGDRAELGSWNTGAALKLDPAAYPVWKLDVTLPPGTVFAYKYVRKDAAGNVAWESGANRSAAVPANGKVTLTDTWRN, encoded by the coding sequence ATGCCAACCCGTACCCGCGCCGTCAGAGCCGCCGTCGCGCTGCTGTCCGTATCCGCCGTCACCGCCGTGGCCGCCCTCGCCGTCGTCGGGGGGACCGCTCCGCCGGCGCTGGCCGCCGCCCCAGGTGAGAAGGACGTCACCGCCGTCATGTTCGAGTGGCGGTTCGACTCCGTCGGGAAGGCCTGCGGGGAGAGCCTCGGGCCCGCCGGGTACGGCTACGTCCAGGTGTCGCCCCCGCGGGAGCACATCCAGGGGAGCCAGTGGTGGACCTCGTACCAGCCCGTCAGCTACAAGATCGCCGGCCGGCTCGGTGACCGTACCGCCTTCAAGGCCATGGTCGATGCCTGTCACGCGGCCGGCGTGAAGGTCGTCGCCGACTCCGTCATCAACCACATGGCGGCCGGGGACGGCACCGGAACGGGCGGGAGTTCGTACACGAAGTACAACTACCCCGGCATCTACTCCGGCGCCGACATGGACGACTGCCGGTCCTCGATAGCGAACTACCAGGACCGCGGGAACGTGCAGAACTGCGAGCTCGTCCAGCTCGCCGACCTGGACACCGGCGAGGACTACGTGCGCGGCCGGATCGCCGCCTACCTCAACGACCTGCTCTCGCTCGGCGTCGACGGGTTCCGGATCGACGCCGCCAAGCACATGCCGGCCGCCGACCTCGCCACCATCAAGTCCCGGATGACGAACCCGAACGCCTACTGGAAGCAGGAGGCGATCCACGGCGCGGGCGAGGCGGTCTCGCCGAGCGAGTACCTCGGGAGCGGGGACGTGCAGGAGTTCCGCTACGCGCGGGACCTCAAGCGGGTCTTCCAGAACGAGAACCTCGCCAACCTGAGGAACTTCGGGGAGGCGTGGGGGTACATGCCCGCCGGGCAGTCCGCCGTCTTCGTCGACAACCACGACACCGAGCGCGGCGGTGACACCCTCAGCTACAAGAACGGGTCCGCCTACACGCTCGCCAATGTCTTCATGCTCGCCTGGCCCTACGGCTCCCCGGACGTGCATTCCGGCTACGAGTGGACCGACCGCGACGCCGGACCGCCCAACGGCGGCACCGTGAACTCCTGTTACACCGACGGCTGGAAGTGCCAGCACGCCTGGCGGGAGATCTCCTCCATGGTCGGCTTCCGCAACTCCGCGCGCGGCCAGGCCGTCACCGACTGGTGGGACAACGGCGGCGACCAGATCGCCTTCGGGCGCGGCGCCAAGGCGTACGTGGCGATCAACCACGAGGGCTCGGCCCTGACCCGGACGTTCCAGACCTCCCTCGCGGGCGGCGACTACTGCGACGTGCAGAGCGGGCGGGCCGTGACCGTGGACTCCGGCGGGCGGTTCACCGCCACCCTCGCGGCCGGAACGGCCGTCGCCCTGCACGTGGGCGCCCGCGGCTGCGGCGCCACCTCCACCCCGAGCCCGAGCCCGACGCCCACGCCCACCGCCACCGCCGGGGCCTCCTTCGCCGTCAACGCCACCACCGTCGTCGGCCAGAACATCTACGTCACCGGTGACCGCGCCGAGCTCGGCAGCTGGAACACCGGCGCCGCGCTCAAGCTCGACCCGGCCGCCTACCCCGTCTGGAAGCTCGACGTCACGCTCCCGCCCGGCACGGTCTTCGCGTACAAGTACGTCCGCAAGGACGCCGCCGGGAACGTCGCCTGGGAGAGCGGAGCCAACCGCTCCGCCGCGGTCCCCGCCAACGGCAAGGTCACGCTGACCGACACCTGGCGCAACTGA
- a CDS encoding TetR/AcrR family transcriptional regulator has protein sequence MTTGVRRRMGVEERRQQLIGVALELFSHRSPDDVSIDEIAAAAGISRPLVYHYFPGKLSLYEAALRRAADELALRFVEPREGPLGARLLRVMGRFFAFVDEHGPGFSALMRGGPAVGSSRANAMIDEVRQAAYEQILAHLGVDLKAPPARLELVVRSWVSLAESTALIWLDGRRIPRAELELQLVHDFAALAAVSAAYDAEMAGILVRILVDEPPDGPFGELVGRLVALVPTGAAPSGAAPTGSVPTGSGPSVPGPR, from the coding sequence ATGACAACCGGGGTGCGGCGCAGGATGGGTGTCGAGGAGCGGCGGCAGCAGCTGATCGGGGTGGCGCTGGAACTGTTCAGCCACCGCTCGCCCGACGATGTGTCCATCGACGAGATCGCGGCGGCCGCGGGGATATCGCGGCCGCTGGTCTACCACTACTTTCCCGGCAAGCTGAGCCTCTACGAGGCTGCGCTGCGGCGGGCCGCCGACGAGCTCGCGCTGCGGTTCGTGGAGCCGAGGGAGGGGCCGCTCGGGGCGCGGCTGCTCCGGGTCATGGGGCGGTTCTTCGCCTTCGTGGACGAGCACGGGCCCGGTTTCTCGGCGCTGATGCGGGGCGGTCCGGCGGTCGGCAGCAGCCGGGCCAACGCGATGATCGACGAGGTCCGCCAGGCGGCGTACGAGCAGATCCTCGCGCACCTGGGCGTCGACCTCAAGGCTCCGCCCGCCCGGCTGGAGCTCGTGGTGCGCTCGTGGGTGTCGCTGGCCGAGTCGACGGCGCTGATCTGGCTGGACGGCCGGCGGATCCCGCGCGCCGAGCTGGAGTTGCAGCTGGTGCACGATTTCGCGGCGCTGGCCGCGGTGAGCGCCGCCTACGACGCGGAGATGGCGGGAATCCTCGTACGGATCCTGGTGGACGAGCCGCCCGATGGGCCGTTCGGGGAACTGGTGGGGCGGCTGGTGGCCCTCGTCCCCACAGGAGCCGCCCCCTCAGGAGCCGCCCCCACGGGGTCCGTCCCCACCGGGTCCGGCCCCTCGGTGCCCGGTCCGCGTTGA